One genomic window of Prochlorococcus sp. MIT 0801 includes the following:
- the priA gene encoding primosomal protein N', producing MNPFVFDIWLHVGREGRCFSYQDGNNLDIDLGDVVTVRLRGQSMQGLVVKKMKKNITSTHQNLNNFSLNNVETLVQKAAIKKEWREWLEEIALDLYVSDFQMLKTALPPGWLGRSKLSNRPKKLWWVKLSSNNREGKISSRQIELKKNLLLNGGGKWQKDLEAEGFSSVLIRNFVSVGFGEREKRLFLFNSFDNEESDDKKILKIEEPQPLTLEQKLAKEKYESLSNGSVLLLWGVTGSGKTEVYLQIAALELSKSRHCLILTPEIGLVPQLVDRFRKRFGLNVFEYHSNCSTKEKIETWKRALDNTKPSVFIGTRSAVFLPLSSLGVIVLDEEHDSSYKQESPMPCYHARELAIHRAKKIGAKVILGTATPSLNVWKNLKPNGNVVVAKLTQRISNRKLPTVRVVDMREELAIGNRSLISRYLKKQLLSIKESGNQAIILVPRRGYSSFLSCRSCGEVVQCPHCDVALTVHRSKEGNQWLRCHWCDFRSKISDKCGECGSNAFKPFGTGTQRVMDHLERELEGIRLLRFDRDTTRGRDGHRLLLERFADGEADILVGTQMLSKGMDLPKVTLAVVLAADGLLHRPALMATEETLQLFMQLAGRAGRGEQPGKVVVQTYCPDHPVILHLIDGSYEEFLKKEEKTRKEASMVPYSRACLIRFSGESSELTSQGAFDVLSKIKNACSQKGWKLVGPAPSLVEKVAGKSRWQLLLYGPELSHIPLPYGPELWKDLPKGVSLSIDPDPLQL from the coding sequence ATGAATCCTTTTGTATTTGATATTTGGTTACATGTAGGTCGTGAAGGCCGATGTTTTTCTTATCAAGATGGAAATAATTTAGATATTGATTTAGGCGATGTTGTTACAGTGCGTCTGAGAGGGCAAAGCATGCAAGGGTTGGTCGTCAAGAAGATGAAAAAAAATATAACTAGTACACACCAAAATTTAAATAATTTTTCGCTGAATAATGTAGAAACATTGGTTCAAAAAGCAGCTATTAAAAAAGAATGGAGAGAGTGGCTAGAAGAAATTGCTCTTGATTTATATGTAAGTGATTTTCAGATGCTTAAGACCGCGTTACCGCCTGGTTGGTTAGGAAGGTCGAAACTATCGAATAGACCTAAAAAACTCTGGTGGGTAAAATTGTCTAGCAATAATCGTGAGGGAAAGATATCTTCTCGACAGATTGAGTTAAAGAAAAATCTTCTCTTAAATGGAGGAGGGAAATGGCAAAAGGATTTGGAGGCTGAAGGATTTTCGTCTGTATTGATTAGAAACTTTGTCTCAGTTGGTTTCGGAGAAAGAGAAAAACGTCTTTTTCTTTTTAATTCTTTTGATAATGAAGAATCTGATGATAAAAAGATTTTAAAGATTGAGGAACCTCAACCTTTAACGCTAGAGCAAAAATTAGCAAAAGAAAAATATGAGTCTCTTTCAAATGGTTCAGTTCTTTTGCTTTGGGGTGTTACTGGGTCTGGTAAGACAGAGGTATACCTACAAATTGCAGCGCTTGAGTTATCTAAAAGTAGACATTGTCTTATCCTAACACCCGAAATTGGGTTAGTACCACAATTAGTTGATCGCTTTCGAAAAAGATTTGGGTTAAATGTTTTTGAATATCATAGTAATTGTTCTACGAAAGAGAAAATTGAGACATGGAAGAGAGCTTTAGATAACACAAAGCCTAGTGTTTTTATTGGTACTCGATCAGCTGTTTTTCTACCATTATCCAGCTTAGGAGTGATAGTTCTTGATGAAGAACACGATAGCTCTTATAAACAGGAATCCCCTATGCCTTGCTATCATGCTAGAGAATTGGCAATTCATAGAGCAAAAAAAATAGGCGCTAAAGTAATACTTGGGACAGCAACACCATCTTTAAATGTTTGGAAAAATTTAAAACCCAATGGAAATGTAGTTGTTGCAAAATTAACCCAAAGGATTTCGAATCGTAAATTACCAACGGTTAGAGTCGTAGACATGAGAGAAGAATTAGCGATTGGAAATCGAAGCTTAATTAGTAGATATCTCAAAAAACAACTTTTGAGTATAAAAGAGAGTGGAAATCAAGCTATTATTTTAGTCCCTAGACGTGGATATAGTAGTTTTTTAAGTTGCCGCAGTTGTGGAGAGGTCGTTCAATGTCCACATTGTGATGTTGCGCTAACTGTACATCGTTCTAAAGAGGGTAATCAATGGTTGCGTTGTCATTGGTGTGACTTTCGTTCGAAAATTAGTGATAAATGTGGAGAATGTGGTTCAAATGCTTTTAAACCGTTTGGGACTGGAACACAAAGAGTTATGGATCATTTAGAAAGAGAACTAGAGGGGATAAGGTTATTAAGGTTTGATAGAGATACAACTAGAGGCCGTGATGGCCATAGATTGTTGCTAGAAAGATTTGCTGATGGTGAGGCCGATATTTTAGTAGGTACTCAGATGCTATCTAAGGGAATGGATTTACCAAAGGTAACTCTTGCCGTCGTCTTAGCAGCAGATGGTTTATTGCATCGTCCTGCTTTAATGGCTACTGAAGAAACGCTTCAACTATTTATGCAATTGGCTGGTCGTGCAGGGCGAGGTGAACAACCTGGAAAGGTTGTAGTGCAAACTTATTGTCCTGATCATCCAGTGATTCTTCATTTGATTGATGGGAGTTATGAAGAATTTCTGAAAAAAGAAGAAAAGACTAGAAAAGAAGCCTCGATGGTTCCATACAGTCGAGCCTGCTTAATAAGGTTCTCTGGCGAATCTTCAGAGTTGACATCACAGGGAGCATTTGATGTTTTATCAAAAATAAAGAATGCTTGCAGTCAAAAAGGTTGGAAATTAGTCGGTCCAGCACCTTCATTAGTAGAGAAGGTTGCAGGTAAAAGCCGTTGGCAACTTCTTTTGTACGGTCCAGAATTAAGTCATATACCACTCCCTTATGGGCCTGAATTATGGAAAGATTTGCCAAAAGGAGTAAGTCTTTCTATTGATCCTGATCCTTTACAATTATGA
- a CDS encoding DUF3153 domain-containing protein, whose amino-acid sequence MSNIASAIKATEAALDKGDYGTCIRIIDPLLLHFQAETEIGGQLRLLIVTAYIGKGDEQKAINICQTLIHNKKESVRQQAKQLLSILDSPRLPKPSNWSVEIPKLEMEPSLKSSFSKAKKKRKKIYHPPTGPTKSLDFGFSIITLLIILLLTFLLSGCVDISTNLSVTGPDRLKISLDIDSNSGETIPWQTKFEDNLTKKHSILKLQTHEDQQHFESPTIRFEEANKLLQEIVSVASKTSGFSINKPELITNNKNWIIGTNQNFKIYFDLREIPKIPGLKLNIVIHDIGNKNNFKTKPLEPILKQGLTFFPLEIGQINQLEISNWKWNQISVGIILIIALTLLSLSLQRLRLQMGFGFPELPP is encoded by the coding sequence ATGTCAAATATAGCTTCAGCTATAAAAGCTACTGAAGCGGCCCTTGATAAAGGTGACTACGGTACTTGCATAAGAATAATTGACCCTTTACTTCTACATTTTCAAGCAGAGACAGAAATAGGAGGGCAACTTAGGCTACTTATAGTTACTGCCTACATTGGAAAAGGTGATGAACAAAAGGCGATCAATATCTGTCAAACACTGATCCATAATAAAAAAGAAAGCGTCCGTCAACAAGCTAAACAGCTTTTATCAATACTTGATTCTCCACGTTTACCAAAACCATCAAACTGGTCAGTAGAAATACCAAAACTAGAGATGGAGCCATCTCTAAAATCTTCATTTAGCAAAGCAAAAAAGAAGAGGAAAAAAATTTATCATCCTCCAACTGGTCCAACAAAAAGTCTAGACTTTGGATTTTCAATAATAACTTTATTAATTATTTTATTATTAACCTTCCTTTTGAGTGGTTGCGTTGATATATCAACAAACTTGAGTGTTACAGGTCCAGATCGACTAAAGATTTCACTTGATATAGATAGTAATTCTGGTGAAACAATTCCATGGCAAACAAAATTTGAAGATAATCTTACTAAAAAGCATAGTATCTTAAAGCTCCAAACTCATGAGGATCAGCAGCATTTTGAATCACCAACTATTCGTTTTGAGGAAGCAAATAAATTACTTCAAGAAATAGTTTCAGTAGCTTCAAAAACTAGCGGATTCAGTATAAATAAACCTGAACTAATTACAAACAACAAAAACTGGATAATTGGTACAAATCAAAATTTTAAGATCTATTTTGATTTGAGAGAAATCCCAAAAATTCCTGGATTAAAACTAAACATCGTCATTCATGATATTGGCAATAAAAATAATTTCAAAACCAAACCTCTTGAACCTATTTTAAAACAAGGTTTAACTTTCTTTCCTCTTGAAATTGGACAGATTAACCAACTTGAGATTTCAAATTGGAAATGGAACCAAATTTCAGTTGGGATTATCTTGATAATTGCTTTAACCTTGTTGAGCTTATCCCTTCAAAGATTACGTCTCCAAATGGGCTTCGGTTTCCCTGAACTGCCACCTTAA
- the argB gene encoding acetylglutamate kinase produces MNKENKNANLSKNINKPFTDKDSIRVSVLSEALPYIQRFANKRIVIKYGGSAMADKTLQHAVFRDLALLSSVGVQIVVVHGGGPEINQWLEKLGIKPVFLDGLRITDTETMDVVEMVLTGRVNKQIVSGINNHGRLAVGLCGIDGGLIEARTLGGGSHGLVGEVAKVNTKILSPLLEEGYVPVISSVANSSDGRSHNINADTVAGELAAALGAEKLILLTDTPGILKNENDPSSLIEKIRLSEARELIDKGIVKAGMKPKVECCIRSLAQGVNAAHIIDGRTPHSLLLEVFTDAGIGTMVMGRG; encoded by the coding sequence ATGAATAAAGAAAACAAAAACGCTAACCTCAGTAAGAATATTAATAAACCCTTCACGGACAAAGATTCAATAAGAGTTTCTGTCTTAAGTGAGGCGCTTCCTTATATTCAGCGTTTTGCAAATAAAAGAATCGTAATCAAATATGGTGGCTCAGCCATGGCAGATAAAACACTTCAACATGCAGTATTTAGAGATCTAGCTCTTCTCTCGTCTGTTGGCGTTCAAATAGTAGTCGTTCATGGTGGGGGTCCAGAAATAAATCAATGGTTAGAAAAATTAGGAATCAAACCAGTTTTTCTTGATGGTTTACGTATTACCGATACCGAGACCATGGATGTCGTAGAAATGGTTCTTACTGGAAGAGTAAATAAACAGATTGTAAGTGGAATAAACAATCACGGAAGATTGGCTGTTGGACTATGTGGAATAGATGGCGGACTTATTGAGGCAAGAACGCTTGGAGGTGGAAGTCATGGTCTTGTTGGAGAAGTTGCAAAAGTAAATACAAAGATATTGAGCCCTCTTCTCGAAGAAGGTTACGTCCCAGTCATTTCTAGCGTAGCCAACTCTTCTGATGGCAGATCACACAATATCAATGCTGATACTGTTGCTGGGGAGCTTGCGGCCGCACTAGGTGCCGAAAAATTAATCCTTCTAACAGATACCCCTGGTATTTTAAAGAATGAAAATGATCCTTCTTCCTTAATAGAAAAGATACGTTTATCGGAAGCTAGAGAATTAATTGATAAAGGGATAGTTAAAGCAGGTATGAAACCTAAAGTTGAATGTTGTATACGTTCGCTTGCCCAGGGTGTGAATGCTGCTCATATCATTGACGGAAGAACTCCCCACTCACTACTTTTAGAAGTTTTCACTGATGCAGGTATTGGAACAATGGTTATGGGTAGAGGTTAA
- a CDS encoding DUF2854 domain-containing protein, with amino-acid sequence MNKLLSPASLITIGGASLSLIGLTAYFTDATNLSVPTFFYGVPIFLIGISLKTTEVPPALRVVPATKFASERDGAPEELGKLVKDVTRWRYGQSCQLEASLRVLKLWDIDNPPQLLEVEELVKEGNYGIRMRFEMAAVSLERWNAQKERLGRFFAKGLCAELFCPTPGAIDLILLPQKQEDNPQENE; translated from the coding sequence ATGAATAAACTACTTTCACCGGCAAGCCTCATCACTATCGGAGGAGCATCCCTTTCTCTAATAGGCCTAACAGCCTATTTCACTGATGCAACAAACCTTAGTGTTCCTACTTTCTTCTATGGAGTACCTATTTTTCTAATAGGTATATCACTAAAAACGACTGAGGTACCGCCTGCCCTAAGAGTAGTTCCAGCAACTAAGTTTGCCTCAGAGAGAGACGGAGCTCCTGAAGAGCTAGGAAAACTAGTTAAAGATGTGACTAGATGGCGCTATGGTCAATCTTGCCAACTTGAAGCATCTCTAAGAGTATTAAAGCTTTGGGACATCGACAATCCTCCCCAACTTTTAGAAGTAGAAGAGTTGGTTAAAGAGGGTAATTATGGAATACGAATGAGATTTGAAATGGCTGCTGTATCTTTAGAAAGATGGAATGCTCAAAAAGAACGTTTAGGAAGATTCTTTGCTAAAGGTTTGTGCGCTGAATTATTTTGTCCCACACCCGGTGCAATAGATTTAATCCTACTTCCGCAAAAACAAGAAGATAATCCACAAGAAAATGAATAA
- a CDS encoding single-stranded DNA-binding protein, protein MNHCMLEVLVKKAPTVRFTQDNKTPLAELEVEFDSLRADDPPCAIKVVGWGKLAEELQNTVQVNSKLVIEGRLRMNTVPRQDGTKEKQAEFTLSRIHPFSSKTAVSSIPSQTQSNIKSDSANPLNNEGVKWDSSPLVPDTDDIPF, encoded by the coding sequence ATGAACCATTGCATGCTTGAGGTTTTGGTAAAGAAGGCCCCAACAGTTCGTTTTACCCAAGACAACAAAACTCCTCTAGCTGAACTAGAAGTTGAATTTGACAGCCTCCGTGCTGATGACCCGCCCTGCGCAATCAAGGTAGTTGGTTGGGGGAAATTAGCAGAAGAACTTCAAAACACAGTTCAAGTCAATTCTAAATTAGTAATAGAAGGTCGCTTAAGAATGAATACTGTTCCTCGCCAAGATGGGACTAAAGAGAAACAAGCTGAATTTACCCTTTCTCGAATCCACCCCTTTTCCTCTAAAACAGCTGTTTCATCAATACCTTCTCAAACTCAGTCAAATATAAAAAGCGATTCCGCAAATCCTTTAAATAACGAGGGTGTTAAATGGGACAGTTCACCATTAGTTCCTGATACAGATGACATTCCATTTTAA
- a CDS encoding precorrin-6A/cobalt-precorrin-6A reductase: MDIREKCQPHLWLLTGTGEGHVFAESLLKEGWKITVSVVSDRASIPYEKLNLEKILIGALITEEEIREVILNARIHQNGFHCVVDLTHPFAMKITRSISKVCRELGQAFIRYERAIDNISNAFLIEKFSDLRNYDLKNKSILLAVGVRHFQEAFTFARNAGANVYARVLANPESIRKILSSSIQKTNFAILNPSVSSNGKIEKALIRKWNISGVICRQSGGSNEVLWHRICLSMRINLWLLERPTELKNINSVDSFENLIEKLKSINM, translated from the coding sequence ATGGATATAAGAGAAAAATGCCAGCCACATCTTTGGTTGTTAACAGGAACAGGAGAAGGTCATGTCTTTGCTGAGTCTTTATTGAAAGAAGGCTGGAAAATTACTGTTAGTGTTGTTTCGGATAGAGCCTCTATTCCATATGAAAAATTAAATTTAGAGAAAATATTAATTGGTGCCTTAATCACCGAGGAAGAGATCCGAGAAGTCATATTAAACGCCAGAATTCATCAAAATGGATTTCATTGCGTTGTTGATCTGACTCATCCATTTGCTATGAAAATCACACGTTCAATCTCAAAAGTTTGTAGGGAACTAGGTCAAGCATTCATAAGGTATGAAAGAGCTATCGATAATATTTCAAATGCATTCTTAATAGAAAAATTTAGTGATTTAAGAAATTATGATCTAAAGAATAAATCTATTTTGCTCGCTGTAGGAGTAAGGCATTTTCAGGAAGCCTTTACCTTCGCAAGAAATGCAGGCGCAAATGTTTATGCAAGAGTTTTAGCTAATCCTGAAAGTATAAGAAAAATACTATCTTCATCAATTCAAAAAACAAATTTTGCGATATTAAACCCTTCAGTCTCTAGTAATGGGAAAATTGAAAAGGCTCTTATTAGGAAATGGAATATTTCTGGTGTCATTTGTAGGCAATCAGGAGGAAGTAATGAAGTCTTATGGCACCGAATCTGTTTGAGTATGAGAATTAATCTTTGGTTGTTGGAAAGACCTACTGAATTAAAGAATATTAATTCAGTAGATAGTTTTGAAAACTTAATTGAAAAATTAAAATCTATTAATATGTAA
- the cutA gene encoding divalent-cation tolerance protein CutA, whose amino-acid sequence MSLSDFNQEIYLVITSEVDKKNAFKLANLLLREKLAPCINFKTIESQFWWEGNINQSQEVQLMIKCKKENLDKVCNKISELHSYEIPEIIYFRVSANKNYHHWVNSI is encoded by the coding sequence ATGTCTTTATCTGATTTCAATCAAGAAATTTATTTGGTTATAACTTCTGAAGTCGATAAAAAGAATGCATTTAAATTAGCTAATCTTCTCTTAAGGGAGAAATTAGCACCTTGCATAAATTTTAAGACTATAGAATCACAATTTTGGTGGGAAGGAAATATAAATCAATCGCAAGAAGTACAATTAATGATTAAGTGTAAGAAAGAAAATCTAGATAAAGTTTGTAATAAGATTTCTGAATTGCATAGCTACGAAATACCAGAAATAATTTATTTTCGCGTCTCAGCTAATAAAAATTATCATCATTGGGTGAATTCTATTTAA
- a CDS encoding adenosine kinase: MTNKTNSASLDIVGIGNAIVDVLITTDDSLLEKLSFDKGSMTLIDENKATELYELTTNRIQRSGGSVANSLACVSQLGGKAAFIGRVKDDKLGEIFTEEISTTGTIFKTPPSPVGPSTARCIIFVTPDAQRTMCTYLGASVLLEPKDIDLSVVREAKILYLEGYLWDNPAAKNAFIKAAEIAKNAGRKVALSLSDSFCVIRHRESFIKLVEDHIDILFANEDEITTLYKTSSLSTALEELKKKCDLAAITIGEKGSILISNGKEIKIDPFILGKAIDTTGAGDLYAGAFLKGYADGLKPELSARIGSICAGHIVTQLGSRSNTNLLNLINSHLEL, translated from the coding sequence ATGACTAATAAAACAAACTCCGCTTCTTTAGATATAGTAGGTATTGGGAATGCAATTGTAGACGTATTAATTACAACAGATGATTCTCTTCTTGAAAAACTATCTTTCGACAAAGGTTCAATGACCTTGATCGATGAAAACAAAGCTACAGAACTATATGAACTGACTACTAACAGAATTCAAAGATCAGGAGGTTCTGTTGCCAATTCATTAGCATGTGTTTCGCAGTTAGGGGGAAAGGCAGCCTTTATTGGAAGGGTAAAAGATGACAAACTAGGAGAAATCTTTACAGAGGAAATATCAACGACTGGGACCATTTTTAAGACTCCACCATCACCCGTTGGTCCCTCGACTGCCAGATGCATAATTTTTGTCACTCCAGATGCTCAGAGAACTATGTGCACTTATCTGGGTGCTTCAGTTCTCTTAGAACCTAAGGATATCGACCTCTCAGTAGTCAGGGAAGCAAAAATACTTTATTTAGAGGGATACCTATGGGACAACCCAGCTGCTAAAAATGCATTTATTAAAGCGGCAGAAATAGCTAAAAATGCAGGTCGAAAAGTTGCTCTATCCCTTTCTGATTCATTTTGTGTTATTAGACACCGTGAGAGTTTTATAAAACTAGTTGAAGATCATATAGATATATTATTTGCCAATGAAGATGAAATAACAACTTTGTATAAGACCTCCTCTCTAAGTACAGCTCTTGAAGAATTGAAAAAAAAATGTGATCTTGCCGCAATCACAATTGGTGAAAAAGGCTCAATTCTAATTTCAAATGGCAAAGAAATAAAAATAGATCCTTTCATTCTTGGGAAGGCTATTGACACCACGGGTGCAGGGGATCTTTATGCTGGAGCTTTTTTAAAAGGGTATGCAGATGGCCTAAAGCCAGAATTATCTGCAAGAATCGGGTCTATTTGTGCAGGACATATCGTTACTCAATTAGGATCTCGTTCCAATACTAATCTTTTAAATTTGATCAATTCACATCTAGAACTCTAA
- a CDS encoding adenylosuccinate synthase translates to MANVVVIGAQWGDEGKGKITDLLSRSADVVVRYQGGVNAGHTIVVEDKVLKLHLIPSGILYPDTICLIGSGTVVDPKVMIKEIKMLEDNDIDISGLKLASTAHVTMPYHRLLDLAMEQKRGDQKIGTTGRGIGPTYADKSQRNGIRIIDLLSREKLQERLQVPLAEKNGLLQKIYGIEPLIIDEIIEEYLDYGKQLKKHIVDCNRTIHKAARKKKNILFEGAQGTLLDLDHGTYPYVTSSNPVSGGACIGAGVGPTLIDRVIGVAKAYTTRVGEGPFPTELQGSINDQLCDRGGEFGTTTGRRRRCGWFDGVIGKYSVEVNGLDCLAITKLDVLDELEEIEICVAYELDGKRIDYFPSSVEDFEKCNPIFTKLPGWRCSTENCRRLEDLPPAAMSYLRFLAELMEVPIAIVSLGANRDQTIVIEDPIHGPKRALLNS, encoded by the coding sequence TTGGCAAATGTTGTAGTTATAGGAGCTCAATGGGGCGATGAAGGTAAAGGCAAAATCACCGATTTGCTCAGTCGCTCCGCAGATGTAGTTGTTCGCTATCAAGGTGGGGTTAATGCCGGTCATACAATTGTTGTAGAGGACAAAGTTCTCAAATTGCATTTAATCCCCTCTGGGATCTTGTATCCAGATACAATCTGTCTTATTGGGTCAGGAACAGTAGTTGATCCGAAAGTGATGATTAAAGAAATAAAAATGCTTGAAGATAACGATATCGATATTTCAGGATTAAAGCTTGCTTCAACTGCCCATGTAACGATGCCTTATCACAGGCTTCTTGATTTGGCCATGGAGCAAAAGCGAGGCGACCAAAAAATCGGTACTACTGGCAGGGGGATTGGTCCAACATATGCTGACAAATCTCAAAGAAATGGGATTCGCATAATTGATCTGCTGAGCAGGGAAAAGCTTCAAGAAAGGTTACAGGTCCCTTTAGCAGAGAAAAACGGACTTCTACAAAAGATTTATGGAATCGAACCACTAATTATTGATGAAATAATAGAAGAATATCTTGATTACGGAAAACAATTGAAAAAACATATTGTTGACTGCAATCGAACGATTCATAAAGCAGCCAGAAAAAAGAAAAATATCTTATTTGAAGGAGCTCAAGGCACTCTTTTAGATCTTGATCACGGAACCTACCCTTATGTCACTTCCTCTAATCCAGTATCAGGAGGGGCATGTATTGGAGCAGGAGTAGGTCCTACACTTATAGACAGGGTTATCGGGGTTGCTAAAGCCTATACGACTAGAGTTGGAGAAGGACCTTTCCCGACTGAATTGCAAGGGAGTATTAATGATCAACTTTGTGATAGAGGTGGTGAATTTGGAACAACTACTGGACGACGAAGGAGATGTGGCTGGTTTGATGGGGTCATTGGGAAATACTCAGTTGAGGTAAATGGATTAGATTGCCTTGCTATTACTAAATTAGACGTTTTAGATGAACTAGAAGAAATTGAGATTTGTGTGGCTTATGAATTAGATGGTAAAAGAATTGATTACTTTCCAAGTAGTGTTGAAGATTTTGAAAAATGTAATCCAATTTTCACAAAGCTACCTGGCTGGAGATGCTCTACAGAAAATTGTCGTCGACTAGAAGATCTTCCACCTGCAGCAATGAGTTACTTGAGATTCCTAGCTGAGCTCATGGAAGTTCCCATAGCAATAGTTTCCCTAGGAGCTAATAGAGATCAAACAATTGTGATTGAAGATCCTATTCACGGACCAAAAAGAGCTCTTTTGAATTCTTAA
- the psb27 gene encoding photosystem II protein Psb27, with protein sequence MISAFHHLSIRLVRAALAICLGFCLIFFQFASGVNAAKTLMTGDFAKDTIAVSSTLKETITLPKEDKGLSEAEKEAVFLISDYISRYRNRSQVNTSTTFTTMQTALNALSGHYKTFANRPVPENLKERLNKELSKAEKLAVRDS encoded by the coding sequence ATGATTTCTGCCTTTCATCACCTCTCCATCAGGTTGGTGAGGGCAGCTTTGGCTATATGCCTTGGCTTCTGCCTCATATTCTTTCAATTCGCTTCAGGAGTGAATGCAGCCAAAACATTAATGACTGGAGATTTTGCAAAAGACACTATTGCAGTCTCATCAACTTTAAAAGAGACCATAACTTTACCTAAAGAAGACAAAGGACTATCTGAAGCAGAAAAAGAAGCTGTTTTTCTCATAAGTGATTATATTTCAAGATATAGGAATCGATCACAAGTAAACACTTCCACAACCTTTACAACAATGCAGACTGCATTAAATGCTTTATCGGGTCATTACAAGACTTTTGCAAACAGACCAGTTCCTGAAAATCTCAAAGAGAGGTTAAACAAAGAACTATCTAAAGCAGAGAAATTGGCAGTTAGAGATAGTTAA